The Oecophyllibacter saccharovorans sequence CGCAGAAGGCCGGGCCCCTTTTGAACGCTTTGAATGCGAAGGGGCAGGAGACGTTTCCAGATCAGGGGGCGGGCAGGCCGGGTCCGGGTGGTTGGTGACCGCGAAAAGAGCAAAAATCGGCAGGGTTTCGCCTGGTCCATCCTTCCAGACGGCAGCCAGCGTCGCCGCCTCGCCGGCCTTTACCTGCATGCCCAACCCCAGCGCGGCGGCTGGCGGAACCGAAGCCACTTTTGCTGGAATATGAGCCCGGGGGGTAAGCGTCTGACTGGGCTGGGCCAGGGCTGCAGGAGAGGTCAGACCAAGCCCGGCCAGAAAAGCAGTGCCTGTCAGGGCCGGGCGGGCGCGCACTTTTTTCAGTCCGCATCCATCAGGCGCAGCATCTCAGCCACGGCGCGGCGTGAAAGGCGCAGGACGGGTTGGTCAGCTTCATCATACAGAACCCAGGTCACCGCGCCGCTTTCAGGGGAGATATTCCTGGAAGCGCTCAGACGGGGGCATTCGCCTTCCATGGCTTCCCCGCGCTCCAGGCTTTCACGCAGCGCTTCAATGCGCGCCACGATATCCTGCGTGCGGCCCAGGGCTTCCTGAATTCTCTCCCGCAGGTCCCGCTCCCTGTGGGCCAGCTGCAGGAGGTGCAGACGTCGCCCGGCACGACTGCGCGCAGAGCGCGGATGGCCCAGGGCGCGGATCTCGCTTTCCAGCGCGTCTGCTGCCGCCAGCCGGTCGATATCGTGCAGCAGGCCGCGCCAGGTGCGCAGCATTTCCGACACGTAAACCAGCCACGCTTCCGACTGGGCAGCAAGCTGCTGGACCGGGCGGGCGGGCAGATGCTCCTCAGCCAGGGCCTGTTGCAGCAGGGCCTGTTCCGCCTGGGCCAGGCTGCCATCCATGCAGGCGATCATATAAGCCCGCTGCACCAGGTCAGGGTCATGCTCGGCCAGGTAGAGCCCGCGCAAAGCCGTGTTGAGCTCCCAGAGCGGCAGATCAGTCAGCAAGGCGTCGGCAGGAAACACCTCCCCGTCACCCGCTTCGAAAGTGGCAAAGGCGCCTTCTTCAGACGAGAAATCAGGCGTGAAATCCGGGGACAGAAAATCCGAAAAAGGGGTGAAAGCGGGCATGAAGCAACTCTCCAGTTCTGGCCACCGGGCAGGCCCGGGGTCGGGCCGGACGCGCCTGCATAATCTGCTGATTCTTCCGGCAACGACCTTGCCAGAAGCCGCAACGGAGGGAAAGCGTTTCCGGCCCAAGACAGTGCCCAAGACAGTGAAAGCGAAAAGAGGCCATGGCTGCCATGACAGACCGGAGAGTCACATTTGGGTCACATTACAGGCGCATCAGGAAGGAACCGGAGGAAAGAAGTTCGGCCCCGTCCGACAGACCTCATGCCGCCCCGTTTCATTTCTTTTCTGCTCTTTGTTTGTCGGCAAAATGCCGTGAAAGCCGGAAAGGGGGCGCGTTGAAAGGAGCATATCTTGTTAGCCCGCAACCTGCCTGCCAGCCAGACGACCGAGAAGGTGGTGGAAAACTGCCCGATCGTCATGGGTTTCGACCTCAAATATGCCCGCGCCGGCTTCACGGTCATGCAGTCCGTGCTGGAAACCACGCCTGACGCCCAGTTCTGCGCCTTCAACGTCCTGCATGACGGCCTGCCCGACTTCGCCCAGCGCCTGGGCCACCTGCTTTTTGACGGGCCCCGCTCCTCCATCACCTTCATCGACGTGCGGCCGCATTTCGACCATCTCGAGCTTTTCGAGACGCGCCATCTCTCGCGCGCCATGTATTACCGCCTGCTGATCCCCATCCTGTTCCGCGACGCGCAGGCGGTGATCTATCTTGATTCGGACATGGTGTGCCGCCGCAATATCTTCGCCATGGTCGACGGCCTGCCGCCCGGCGCCTGCCTGGGGGCCGTGCGCGACAACATCTCGCGCGGCGACCGGGCGCGCGGGGCCATGATGCGCGACGTCATGGACCACGGGCCTGAAGACATGCTTGAGCTCAGCCTGGCTGACTACAAGCGCGATGTGGTGGGGCTCGACAATCCCGACCGCTATTTCAATTCAGGCATGGTGTTTTTCCGCCCCTCCGAGATCACCGACAGCGACGTGCAGGCCTGCTTCGACCTGTGCCATGCGCCGCGCTACTGCCCGGACCAGGACATCCTCAACACCATCTTCGGCGACCGCACCCATCTGCTGCCTGAGCGCTGGAACTACGTGCTGACCTTCCCCGAAACCGTTGGGCTCATCCCTGATGACTGGATGCGCCACCACAAGGAGGAGGAGGAACACGCCGCCATCCTCCACTGGCCGGGGCCCCGCAAGCCGTGGCGCGACCCCAGCGTGCCGCAGGCCGAAGTGTTCCTGGAGATGGGCCGCCGGCTGGATGAACGCCTGCAGGAAGTGGCGCCGGAATTCTTCAAAGACGTGCTGCCGGCCAGCTGAGCGGGCAGAACTGAAACCAGTCCAGCTGCCTGTGTGCTTGAAACACGGGTGAAACCCGATTGAAACTTGCCGGCCGCTGCCCACATTATGGAGCATGAGCAAGCAGACTTCCTCCAGGCTTTCCCCGCCTGTGCCAAAGCGCGAATCCGTCATTCTGGAACAGCTCGGCCACACGCGCTGCGACCCCTACGCCTGGATGAAGGACCCCGACTGGCAGCAGGTGCTGCGCGATCCGGGCCGCCTGCGCCCTGACATCCGCCAGCACCTGGAGGCGGAAAACGCCTATGCCGCTGACGTGCTGGCGGAGACGGAAGACCTGCAGGCAACCCTGCTTGAGGAGATGAAGGCGCGCATTCCCGCAACCGAGGAATCCGTGCCCGTGCCTGATGGGCCCTGGCTCTACAACCGCCGCTTTGAGACCGACGCGCAGTATCCCCTGCACGTGCGCACCCCCCGCCCTGCCTCTGAAGAACCCGCGACAGAAGGCCAAGAACAAGAAACAGCCGGGCCGGAAGAAATCCTGCTTGACGTGACGGCACGCGCCCAGGGCCATGATTTCTACAGCCTCGGCGGCGCAGCGGTGTCTGACGACCACGGACTTTACGCTTTCAGCGAGGACACCCAGGGCTCGGAAGTGTTCCGCATCCACCTCAAGGACCTGACCAATAAGGACCAGGCAACTGACGCCATGCTGTGGGGCGAGGAAGCGGGGCCAGGCCTGCCGGGACCGGTGGAAAGCAGCACCGGAGCCTTTGCCTTCTCGCCTGACAGCGAATGGCTGTTCTGGATCTGGCGCGACGACAACGGCCGCCCGGCCCGGCTCTACCGCCGCCGCACACGCGCCAAACCAGGCGAGCCCCTGGAAGACATCCTGGTCTATGAGGAAACGGACTCCGGCTTCTTCCTCAATCTCTCTGTCTCCGCTTCGCGCCAGTGGATCATGCTGGAGCGCGGCGACCATGACACCAATGAAACCCTGCTGATCCCGGCTGCCGACCCCCAGGCCGACCCCGTCTCCTTTGCACCGCTGGTGCGCGGCGAGCGCTACAGCCTGACCCATTGGGGCGACCGCTTCATCATCCTCACCAACCGGGATGAACCGGGCGCCTCCAGCCCCGGCCAGGCGGTGGACTTCACCCTGATGCAGGCGCCAGACCGCCCCACACCCCAACAGGAATGGACGCCCTTCCTGCCGCAGACGCCCGGGCATTTCCTGCTGCAGGTGAGTGCCGGGCGCGATTTCCTGGCCTGGAGCGAGCGCTTTGAGGGCAATGAGCGCATCTACGTGCTGGCCCGCAAGGATGCTCCCGCACTCCGCCCCGCTGAAAACGGCCACTCTTCAGATGCCGAGCCAGACCTGCGCGAGGTCGCGCGCTCCGTGCAGATGGATGAACCGGCCTATGACCTGACGCTGCTGGGCATCCTGGAATATGACCGGCCCGTACTGCGCTACGTCTACCAGTCTCCCACCACACCGCCGCACTGGTATGACCTCAACATGGAGACCGGCGCGCGCACCCTGCGCAAGGTGCGCGACGTGCCTTCAGGCCATGACCCGCAGGCCTATGAAACCCGCCGCCTCTTCGCCCCTGCGCCGGACGGGGAGCTGGTGCCCGTGACCGTGCTGATGAAGCGCGGCACCAAGCTGGACGGCAGCGCGCCATTGCTGCTCTACGGCTATGGCTCCTACGGCATTTCCATGGAAGCGGCTTTCTCTACCACCACACTCAGCCTGGTGGACCGCGGCTGGATCCACGCCATTGCCCATGTACGCGGCGGTTCGGAGAAGGGGTGGAACTGGTTTCTGGAAGGGCGCGGGCGCAAAAAGCCCAATACCTTCACCGATTTCATCGCCGTGGCCCGGCACCTGATCGCTGAAGGCTATACGTCCCCCCGCCGCATCGTCGCCCATGGCGGCTCGGCAGGCGGGCTGCTGATGGGGGCTGTGGCCAACATGGCGCCCGAGCTCTTCGCCGGGATCGCCGCCCAGGTGCCTTTTGTGGACATGCTCAACACCATGTCCGACACCTCCCTGCCCCTCACCCCGCCGGAATGGCCGGAATGGGGCAATCCGCTGACCGATCCGGAGGCCTACGCGCTGATTGCCAGCTACTCGCCCTATGACAATGTGCGCCAGGCCGACTACCCCGCCATTCTGGCCATGGGCGGCCTGTCTGACCCGCGTGTGACCTACTGGGAACCCGCCAAATGGATCGCCCGCCTGCGCGACATCGCCCAGGGCGGCCCCTTCCTGTGTCGCATCAACATGGAAGCCGGCCACGGCGGTTCTTCAGGGCGTTATACACGCCTGAAGGAGGTTGCGCTGGTGCAGGCTTTTGCGTTGTGGTGTTTGAATAAAACCGCACTATAAATCATTTTTATTATTATTCTCTTCCTTTTAAGGCGATTCAATTTCTGCATTATTTATAATAGGAACGTCAAAACGAGCTCGCGCAATGACTCGATTGCCTAATACAGCATAACATTCTACAAAATGTTCTCCCATAAAATCAGCACTTTCTTGTCGTGACCACCCCCCTTCGTCTTCAAGAATCTTCCCTCTAGTACATTTTCTTTTAATGGCCTCAGCTCCCCTATTTAAAATTTTCCAGTATAATTTAGTCTCATCAGGAAATTTACTCTTCATTTTAGGTGGAACCGTAAAAATTAACTTTCCACTAGCTTTTATGCCTCTAAACAACTTTCCAATTTCAACAAGTTTTTCAAATGATTTTGGCCTAAAGGCTTTTTTCTCAACCACACACTTAATTTCAAGGGGATATTTTATATCTATTTCAAAATCACGAAATTCTTCGATAAATTGCTCATCACTTACCCTCACACTATCTAAAACAATATTCTTCGAACCAGTTATTGAGCGATAAAAATCAATATTTGGAAATTTCCTCCCAAATATCCCTCTCCATATCTTAAGGCATTTTTCTATATCATTTTCCTGCAATGCTTCGCCAATTTCATTACTAGTCCTCTCTGCCGCTCTTTTAAAACCGCCTTTAGATTTAATTAGAGCCTTACTTCCTAAAGCTTGGTAACTTTCATTCTCTTGTCCAGCAAGATAATCAAAAAAACCTTTCAACAACTCTTCTTTAGGACGCATAGTTAACTCATGATTATCTCGCAGGAATCTATAGACAAAAGTATCTATTAGTAACCCAGACAATGAACTTATGCCTTTATTATTCCTCCAAGCTCTTATCATACGACATAAAGGCCGAATTAGCTCCTTAAAATCATTACTAGAATTTGTAATAGCTTCCGTTTCTTTCTGGGCATAACTACGCTTGAAACAAGAAGATTTTGTATCTGGATACAGAAAGTAATCATTCTCTTTGAAAGCGGGCTGGACTTCTACCCATATATTTCCAAAAATCACCACAACTACACAACGATTTACTCTAACATAAGTTTTTGAGTATCTAAGTCTTAAAAATTTTGCCGTATCTTCAAGAAGCTTTTTCGGTCCAGTAGAAGAGGCATTATAGCTAGCGAGAAGATTATCTGGTAGTAAATATAGCATGTCTAGATCAGATATTCCCCTAACAGCAGTTTTTCTACCATATGATCCAAAAGCTAACTTATTACTTTCACTTCCTATTCCTCTAAAGCCCTTATTTAGAACTTTAGCTATTTCATTATATTTATTTTTATATAACTCATTATCTTCTTTCGTAATTTTTACTCTATTATGAAATTCATCCCATAGCTTAGAGGGCAATTCTGCCATTTCATTTCTCTCCGTTTTTATTTTTATAATGCCCAGAATTTATTTTTTTTCTTGTTTTAGAAAAATATTTTTCATCAATTGGGCCAGACTGCTTACGTATATTGCTCAACTCATCACTAAGTCTCTCAAAGTTAAAAAATATTTCCTTTAGAGACATATGAGTTGCCTTAATATGGAGATACTCAAAGCGTTTTTGAAGGTCTTTATATCTATCCGCACTTCTTTTTAAAGTAGACGCATTACTCTTAAGGCCACTTGTTAAACAAATAACATTTAGACTTCCCCCTAAAATTGCTGCCGCTGACCCCCAAAGCGGCCCTGCAACTTTCCACAAAAAAAAGCTTCCAGATATAAATCCCAATAAACCTGCCGCAATATTTAGCCAAAGTAAATATTTTTCTTGATTGACAGATTTGAGATACAAAGCCGTTGAACACCATAAACAATTTTCAGCTTCATTCTTGATTTTCTTATAAATTTTCTCCCTTGTTATAAGAGGATTAGATGATGATTTCCTCTTCCCTTTAAGAAATATATCAAATGGAACTTCCATACTCTTAATTATACCTTACCTTAAATAGATTCACTGTAAATATTTCTGCCTAAGCCATATCCTTATCCCCCCGAAAGCAAAGAAGCCCCAGCCTCACCTGCATCAAGCGAAGAATCCTCCGCAGGCACAGCCGGCAAGTGCTGGCAGGCGGCGGCCAGGTTGGGGTTGGCGTTAGCGGAGCGGGCGCACAGGGCGGTGGCGTCTGTGCCGCAGGCGCGCAGGGCTTCTTCCATTGTGGAGCCCAGAACGTCATGCACTAGGGCCAGGTCGGGGTCGTTGCGGTTGTGGATGCGGTCCAGCTCGTGCTCGGCCTTGTGCATCTCGGCCAGGCCGGTCAGGCAGCGTTGGCTGGCATAGCTGTGGTCCTGGCGCAGAATGACAAGCACGCGGTTGATGTCGCGCCCCATGCGGTTCAGCGTCGGGTCATCCACATCGGTCGGCGCGCCGGTGGCATAAGCGGGCGCGGGCTGCAGGCCGACATAAGGCACTGCAAGCGGCAGGGCCAGAAAGGCCAGGGACAGCATGGAACGGGCGGCAGCGGGAATGCGAAAACAGGTCATCATGGGGCCATGATAAGCCGGTTGCAGGCGGGATTGAAGTAAAACCACCGTGTAAGCCCTGCCCCCAGCCCAGATCTGACCCCTTCAGGGCGCAGGCAGCTTTCTCAGGCCCCTACGCCCTCTCGACAGGGGCTAGGCGACGGGTGGGGAAAGCGGGTAAAACCACGGGGAACACGCCTGGAGAAAACAGCCCCGGACCCGGCGCGCCCCTTGACTCCCTGTCCGGAAAGCAGGTATGGGGGCTGCCGATTTGGCGCTGTGCCGCGCTGCATGAAATCTGAGACTATCAAGGGTCCGCGTCAGCCGCATTATCGGTAGCGCCTACCGGGCCTTTCCACTGGTTTGGGAGCCCGTTTTGCCATGAAGATCCGCAACAGCCTGAAATCCGCCAAGGTGCGCGACAAGAACTGCCGCGTGGTGCGTCGCCGCGGTCGCGTCTACGTCATCAACAAGAAGAATCCGCGCCTGAAAGCCCGCCAGGGCTGACAGCCGGGCGCCTGCAGCGCGGGCCCGGGCCGGCAGAAAGCAAAGAGCGCGACTCGCCGGCACAGTGCAAAGCCGGCTTCCGGTCCTGCCGCAGGGCGCTCGAACAACTCCCTTCCTCACCGGTCGGGAGTTTTTTCTTTTTCAGCCCTTCCGCTTCCGCCCTGTCGCTGAGAGGAAGTCCATGACCCGTTTCACGCCTCACCCTGTCCTTGCCGGCAGGAAATCTCCGCGCTCTCTGCGCCGGCTTGCGCTGGCCTGCGGGCTGGCCGGTTTCTGGGCGTGGGGCGGGTTGTCAGGGACAGATCAGGCAGGAATGGGTCAGGCAGGCATCAACCGGGCCTGGAGTGCTGCCGCCACTTCTTCCGCACCACATAACCAGACAGCCCCCCAGGCCAAGCAGGCGCCCAAAAAAGCCGCAGGCCAAAAAAGCCCGGCCCCAGCCGGCAAAACCCCTGCCAAAACGCCCCGCAAGATCCGCACCCCTGCAGAAGTGCTGGAGCTGCGCCTGCAGGCTGCCGAGCAGGCCGTCAAAGCAGCCCACACGCAGGAAGCCTCGAACCAGGCCTGGCAGCAGGCTGAGACCCTGCGCAAACGGCAGCTGAGTGCCGGGGCGGAGCTGCTGCTGACTGAAGCGCGCGAAAAATCCACTGCACCTGACCTGCACGCAGCCCTTTATGATCTCTCGGCCGCCCTGACCCTGCAGCCCGATGCCGCCCTGCTGCGGCGCACGCGCGCTGAGATACGCCTGGCCAGCAATGACCCCACCGGGGCCGTGCAGGATCTGGGAATCGCATTGCAGCAGGACCCGGGCGATCCGACCTCATGGTTCCTGCTGGCGCGCACTGAAGAGGCGCTGCACAATGGCCCGGCAGCGCTGAACGCCTTCTGTCAGGCGCTGAAAAACGCCCCTCTCTTTCCCGAACGCACAACCCTGCTGCACCAGTTCACGCTCGACGCACAGGGCCAGCCGGACTGAAACCCGTCACGGCCCGGGTTTCAGCCCGGCTGGCGCGGGGTGAGCGTTCTGCTGACCGCCTCCAGCAACGTTTTGCGCGTATCAGGCGGCAGCCCGGCCAGCATGCGCTGCAAAGGCGTGCGCGGCTGAAAATGCGCCCCCTGTGTACTGATCGCCGTCAGGGTCTGGTACAGCACAACAAGAGTCACTGTGCTCAGCTGCGGGTCCAGCTGGGCGTCTGCGGGAGGGACAGGCTTCTGCGTGGTCTGAAGCCCAGGCTGAAGCGGCTTGCCATCCGGGCCGAGGCGCACGGGCCCCGGGGCCAGCTGCAGCCGCCAGAGGGCCGCGGCCTGGGCCGGTGTCAGGGAAGTGGTGGGGCCAGCTGCAGGCGTGGGCCCAGACTGCGCCCGAGCTGGACATGCCAACACAGCGCCTGCCATCCCCCCAACCAGGGCGGCGCAGGGCAGGAAGCGGATGAGTGAAAAAATGGTAAAATGGTTTTTCATGCGGCCAGCCTGCGCCCCCCGGCCTGCAAGTGCAATGATCTGCGACAAGCCTTTTCCCGAACTGGCAGAGCGCCCGGACCGGAAACGTTACACGCAGATCAGGGTGGGTTATGATGGCGGCCCTCTCTCCTCTGCCACAGGCTTTTCATGCCGTTTATCAACCCCCGCCCCGTTTTCCGCCATTCCCTCCGCGCCCTGGTCATGGCAGGGGTGATGTTGAACATGCTGCCGGTTTCAGCCCATCCACGCAGCCATAACAGCCAGTCAGGTAGCGGCACGACCTCAAGCTACGGTTACGGCGCGCCTGAAACCACGCCCCTCAACCCCGACCTGCCTCCCACGGAGGAAAGCAGCGGTGCAGGGCACGCAGAGAATGGAGGGCGCACCCGCCAGGACCAGGGTGCCGGCGCTGACGCAGGGATGGAGGATGAGCATCTGGGCACCAGCGAAGGCGCGATGGAGGAACGGCAGGCTGAGCTGCAGGCGCGTTTTGCCGCTGAAGCCCAGGCGGCTGACCACAGCCAGAAACGCCGTGGCCCGCCCCTGCTGCAGCACGGCAACTGGAGCTGCACGGTTGAAGCGCAGGTGAGGGTGGACTGTAACACCCGGACCGGTCAGGGCAATATCCGCTTCATCGCCGCCCGGCGCGACCCTGAAGCCCTCATGGAAACACCAGGCAAGCGGCCTGCCCAGCCAACAACCAACAGCCCTTCAGGTGATGTGGGGCTGGCCGTCACGCTGGAGCGCGGCACGCATGAGGAAGACGGGTTTTTCGTCAGTGATCCCGGCGCCAGCCCACCCATCGGCCTGCGCCTTTCAGGAGGTGCTGGCTCTACAAATGGGACTTTCTGGAAAGCGGACCTGCCCCGCCAGGTGCTGGACACAGACCCTGCCCGCCAGCGGAACGCGCGCGCCCTGCTTGATGCTTTGGCAGGCAGTTCCAGCGCCCGGCTTGTCACCGCCCCCACCCCGGCAGGGGGCGGTGTGCACCCCAGGCCGCTTGTGGTGGATACCCGCGGCGCGGGCTTCGTGCGTGAGCAGATCCTCCGTCTTCTCGACAGCCCCGCACCTGCGGGCAAGCCCGTGGGCCAGTAGGTTCATGACCGGTCAATTTGGCACGGCCACGTTTTAGCCCTTAAATTTCCTCCCAAGACGCCCCAAATCTGGCAGGATCGGAAAAGCAGGAACAAAACCGCCCGAGAGCGGCCCTGAGCGCCCCACCAGAGGAGAACCCCCATGAGATTTCCCCACCCCTTCCCCCGCCGCGCTGCCGGCACGCCTCAGGGCGGGTCTTCCCACAGCTCGGGCGCGCACAGCCCCCGGGGTGGCCGGGGCCGCTGGCAGATTGGTGGCCGCAAGAGCGATGAGCGCGTAAGCATTGAAGAGCGCGTGCTGCGGCGCGAACGCCGCAAGAGGCGCCTGCGCCATGCGGGTGAAGCCGCCGTGGCCGGCGCGACCTTCATGAGCATGGCCGGCCCGCGCCGTTTCCGCCCCTATTTCCAGCAGATCGTCGCCCTCATCGGCGTGCTCGGCTCCACGGTCGCGCTTTTCACCGGGCGCGATAAATAAGCCTCAGAGAAAAGAGACGGGGTCCACGTCGACCTCGATCTTCACCCCGCCTTCTCCTCCCTGAACGCCCAGACCGTAGGTGCCGGACCAGCGGGCGCCCAGCCACTGGCGCAGCAGGGGTTGCAGGGCGATGCCGCGGCGGGTGCGCAGGAGCAGGCGCTGCCGCCAGCGGCCGCGCAACAGGGCCAGGGGGGCCGGCGCGGGGCCCAGAACCTGCACGCCCGGGCCACGGGGGGCAGATGCGGCCAGAAGGCGCGCCTGTTCCTCAGCCACCCGCTCCTGGGGCGCGCTGACGATCACCGCGGCCAGCCGGCCGAAAGGCGGCCAGAATCCCGGTTGGCGCAGGGCGGCCTCCTGCGCCATGAACCCGTTGAAATCGTTCTTCAGCAGCGCCTGCATCACCGGGTGCTCGCCAGCGTAGCTCTGCAGCAGCACGCGCCCGGGCCTGGTGCCGCGCCCGGCACGCCCGCCCACCTGGTGCAGGAGCTGCATCGTGCGCTCTGCTGCCCGCAGGTCGCCGCCTCCCAGCCCCAGATCGGCATCCACCACGCCCACCAGCGTCAGGTCGGGGAAGTCCCAACCCTTGGCCACCATCTGGGTGCCGATCACCAGGTTCACCTCCCCTGACGCCACCTTGTGCACGGCTTCTGCCATAGCTGCAGGGGAATCGAGCGTGTCAGAGGCCATGCACAGCAGCCGCGCCTGGGGAAAGCGCTTCTCGGCTTCCTCGCGGATGCGCTCAATGCCGGGGCCGATCGGCACCAAGGCGTGTTCCGCGCCGCAGCCGGGGCACTGCGTCGGCACAGGCTCGACATGGTCGCAGTGGTGACAGGCGAGCACGCCGCGCTTGCGGTGCTCCACCATCCAGGCCGAGCAGTTGGGGCATTCAAAACGGTGCCCGCAGGCGCGGCACAGGGTCAGCGGCGCATAACCGCGGCGGTTGAGGAACAGCATGGCCTGTTCCCCTGCCTCCAAAGCCCGGTCGACAGCCGCACTCAGCACGGGCGAGAGGAACTCACCCCGCTCAGGCCCATCGCGGCGCATGTCCACCAGGGCCGTTTCAGGCAGGCGGGCCCCGCCATGGCGCGCCGGCAGCACAACATGGCCGTAACGCCCGTGCTCGGCATTGGCGCGCGTTTCCATCGAAGGAGTGGCTGAGGCCAGGATGACAGGCGCGCCAGCCTGGCGGCCGCGCACCACTGCCATGTCCCGGCCGTGATAGGTCACCCCCTCTTCCTGCTTGTAAACGCTTTCATGCTCTTCATCGACCACCACCAGGCCCAGATTGCTGAAGGGCAGGAACAGGGCTGAGCGCGGCCCCACCACCACCTGGACCTGCCCTTCAGCCACCCCGCACCACACGTCACGCCGCCGCCGCGCGCCCAGCTCGGAATGCCAGACGGCTGCCTCGGCCCCGAAGCGGCGGGCAAAGCGCTCACGCCACTGGGTGGTCAGGGCGATCTCGGGCAGCAGCACCAGGACCTGCCTGCCCTGGCGCAGGGCCTCAGCCACCCCTTCGAAATAGACTTCCGTCTTGCCGGAGCCCGTAACACCTTCCAGCAGGATGACCGGGGCCGGCTTTGCGGTATCTGCAGCAGGCTCTTTCAGGGCAGCAGTGAGAACATCGGCCGCATCCTGCTGCTGCGCTGACAGCACAGGCGGGGCGAAATCCGGTTGGGGGGCCGGGAAAAGCCCGCTTTCTTCAGGGTGCACCACCGCCTGCTTCAAAGCACCGCTTGCCGCCAGGCCGCGCACCACCCCTGCACCCACCCCTGCACGTTCAATCAGCATGGCCGTTGTCATGGGGTGCTGCAGGCTGGCCGCTTCAAGCACCGCACGCCGCTGCGGCGTAAGGCGCAGGTCTTCAGGCAGCGGCTCAGCCCGCAACCAGCCCAGCTGGGTGCGCGCGCTGGCCTGCAGGGGGGCGCGGATCGCCATGGCCAGCACCATGCCTGGCGGCGTAAGGGTATAGGCTGCTACCCAGTCGATGAAGCGGCGCAGGCTGGGCGGCAGCAGGGGAATGTCCAACCGCAGCTCGGCCATACGCCTGAGCGTGATTTTGCGGCCCTTGTTCTCTTCTTCGTGGCGGTCAGGGATCAGGTCGGGCGGCAGGGTTTGGGCAACTTCCCCAGCGTCGTCCCAGATGCAGCCGAAGCTTTCCCCCCGCCCCAGCGGCACCCGCACGATCCGGCCCGCTGCCAGTTCTCCCGGCCCGGCGGAAGCAGGCGGCAGGTAATCCAGCGCGCCTGCAAAGGGACGCGGCACCAGCACGGGCCAAGGTACTATAGCCACATTCATTACACCCATTTCTGTATACAAAAAGAACTGCGTAAAATAAATTCCATAAAAATCCAAATATTAAAATTATAATTGCATCAGAAAGAGAGGGGTTTATTCTCTTATTTACGTTTAATAGAGATTATAAAGGAGATCTAATATATTTTTTATGGATAATTATTCTTTCTTGAAATAATTTCTCGAATAACTTATGGAACTCTCCTTGCACGATTGAATAATTATCTACTTTATCTTTCAATATTAACCCAGTAAGTATGTCTCCGATAAGTGCAGTATCATTTGCTATAGCCAGTGAACTATCTTTATGGTTCATAGGTGCAGACATAATATTATAACCGATACCGTTTCTTAGGTATCTAAGTGAGTAATTAGATTCTTTTCCATAATTAAAATTTAAACCATTAACTATTTTTTTTAATGAGTATTCAAAATTTTCTAATAAAGCACTATCATCGAATTTATTATTACAAAATAATCCCTTATCTATAGCTATTTCTAGAAGATATTTTAATTCATGATTTTTTTCTAATTTTCCGCCATTCTTTATTATAAAGGATTTAAGAAAAGTCTCTATTGAATGTCCTAAATTATATTGGGCGGCAAAAACACTTTTATCTATTGACTCACTTTCTCTTAAATTTAAGGACGGAGGTAA is a genomic window containing:
- a CDS encoding glycosyltransferase family 8 protein encodes the protein MLARNLPASQTTEKVVENCPIVMGFDLKYARAGFTVMQSVLETTPDAQFCAFNVLHDGLPDFAQRLGHLLFDGPRSSITFIDVRPHFDHLELFETRHLSRAMYYRLLIPILFRDAQAVIYLDSDMVCRRNIFAMVDGLPPGACLGAVRDNISRGDRARGAMMRDVMDHGPEDMLELSLADYKRDVVGLDNPDRYFNSGMVFFRPSEITDSDVQACFDLCHAPRYCPDQDILNTIFGDRTHLLPERWNYVLTFPETVGLIPDDWMRHHKEEEEHAAILHWPGPRKPWRDPSVPQAEVFLEMGRRLDERLQEVAPEFFKDVLPAS
- a CDS encoding S9 family peptidase is translated as MSKQTSSRLSPPVPKRESVILEQLGHTRCDPYAWMKDPDWQQVLRDPGRLRPDIRQHLEAENAYAADVLAETEDLQATLLEEMKARIPATEESVPVPDGPWLYNRRFETDAQYPLHVRTPRPASEEPATEGQEQETAGPEEILLDVTARAQGHDFYSLGGAAVSDDHGLYAFSEDTQGSEVFRIHLKDLTNKDQATDAMLWGEEAGPGLPGPVESSTGAFAFSPDSEWLFWIWRDDNGRPARLYRRRTRAKPGEPLEDILVYEETDSGFFLNLSVSASRQWIMLERGDHDTNETLLIPAADPQADPVSFAPLVRGERYSLTHWGDRFIILTNRDEPGASSPGQAVDFTLMQAPDRPTPQQEWTPFLPQTPGHFLLQVSAGRDFLAWSERFEGNERIYVLARKDAPALRPAENGHSSDAEPDLREVARSVQMDEPAYDLTLLGILEYDRPVLRYVYQSPTTPPHWYDLNMETGARTLRKVRDVPSGHDPQAYETRRLFAPAPDGELVPVTVLMKRGTKLDGSAPLLLYGYGSYGISMEAAFSTTTLSLVDRGWIHAIAHVRGGSEKGWNWFLEGRGRKKPNTFTDFIAVARHLIAEGYTSPRRIVAHGGSAGGLLMGAVANMAPELFAGIAAQVPFVDMLNTMSDTSLPLTPPEWPEWGNPLTDPEAYALIASYSPYDNVRQADYPAILAMGGLSDPRVTYWEPAKWIARLRDIAQGGPFLCRINMEAGHGGSSGRYTRLKEVALVQAFALWCLNKTAL
- a CDS encoding nucleotidyltransferase, whose translation is MAELPSKLWDEFHNRVKITKEDNELYKNKYNEIAKVLNKGFRGIGSESNKLAFGSYGRKTAVRGISDLDMLYLLPDNLLASYNASSTGPKKLLEDTAKFLRLRYSKTYVRVNRCVVVVIFGNIWVEVQPAFKENDYFLYPDTKSSCFKRSYAQKETEAITNSSNDFKELIRPLCRMIRAWRNNKGISSLSGLLIDTFVYRFLRDNHELTMRPKEELLKGFFDYLAGQENESYQALGSKALIKSKGGFKRAAERTSNEIGEALQENDIEKCLKIWRGIFGRKFPNIDFYRSITGSKNIVLDSVRVSDEQFIEEFRDFEIDIKYPLEIKCVVEKKAFRPKSFEKLVEIGKLFRGIKASGKLIFTVPPKMKSKFPDETKLYWKILNRGAEAIKRKCTRGKILEDEGGWSRQESADFMGEHFVECYAVLGNRVIARARFDVPIINNAEIESP
- the ykgO gene encoding type B 50S ribosomal protein L36 produces the protein MKIRNSLKSAKVRDKNCRVVRRRGRVYVINKKNPRLKARQG
- a CDS encoding tetratricopeptide repeat protein, which codes for MTRFTPHPVLAGRKSPRSLRRLALACGLAGFWAWGGLSGTDQAGMGQAGINRAWSAAATSSAPHNQTAPQAKQAPKKAAGQKSPAPAGKTPAKTPRKIRTPAEVLELRLQAAEQAVKAAHTQEASNQAWQQAETLRKRQLSAGAELLLTEAREKSTAPDLHAALYDLSAALTLQPDAALLRRTRAEIRLASNDPTGAVQDLGIALQQDPGDPTSWFLLARTEEALHNGPAALNAFCQALKNAPLFPERTTLLHQFTLDAQGQPD